Proteins encoded in a region of the Balaenoptera ricei isolate mBalRic1 chromosome 19, mBalRic1.hap2, whole genome shotgun sequence genome:
- the IL11 gene encoding interleukin-11 encodes MNSVCCLVLVALSLWPGRAAAPGPPPGPPRASPDPRAELDSAVLLTRSLLADTRQLAAQLRDKFPADGDHNLDSLPTLAMSAGALGALQLPGVLTRLRADLFSYLRHVQWLRRAGGPSLRTLEPDLGALQARLDRLLRRLQLLMSRLALPQAPPDPPAPPLPPPASPWGGVRAAHAILGGLHLTLDWAVRGLLLLKTRL; translated from the exons gtGTTTGCTGCCTGGTCCTGGTCGCGCTGAGCCTGTGGCCAGGTAGAGCTGCTGCCCCGGGGCCACCTCCTGGCCCCCCACGGGCCTCCCCAGACCCTCGGGCTGAGCTGGACAGCGCCGTCCTCCTGACCCGCTCTCTCCTGGCGGACACTCGGCAGCTGGCCGCACAGCTG AGAGACAAATTCCCAGCTGACGGAGACCACAACCTGGATTCCCTCCCCACCTTGGCCATGAGTGCGGGGGCGCTGGGAGCCCTGCAG CTACCGGGAGTGCTGACACGGCTGCGGGCAGACCTGTTCTCCTACCTGAGGCATGTGCAGTGGCTGCGCCGGGCAGGAGGCCCTTCCCTGCGGACCCTGGAGCCCGATCTGGGCGCCCTGCAGGCCCGGTTGGACCGGCTGCTGCGCCGGCTGCAGCTCCTG ATGTCCCGCCTGGCCCTGCCCCAGGCGCCCCCAGACCCACCGGCACCCCCCCTGCCTCCCCCGGCCTCACCCTGGGGAGGCGTCCGGGCGGCCCATGCCATCCTTGGGGGGCTGCACCTGACGCTCGACTGGGCTGTGCGGGGCTTGCTGCTGCTGAAGACTCGGCTGTGA